ttatcCCTTGGAATAGATTGTCTCAATTCAgttcttttgttttgtatatttacTTCTTACATTTAGGTTATGTAGACCGATATTCAAATCCAATACCAAATAGCAATATTGGAAATCAGATGTTACAGAACATGGGATGGAAGCCTGGAACTGGTCTTGGAGCTGATGGATCCGGTATTCAAGAACCAATTAGAGCATTTCAAAGGCAGAAAAACAAAGGCTTAGGatatgataaattaaaataaaaatagaaggTTAGTTGCTATATCTTACCAGCTAAAACTCTAGATAAATTCAAGTACTACTAATAAAGTATgttaattatcaaaatatattttcctTATAAACACTGTATTTTGGCTAGGATTTTAATATAGTCAGGTGGCTTAGCAACAATTTTCAGGATTAACGTTACCGGCCGGACAAAAGTACCAAATTTGGCATGGAGTTTCCTTTCGACCTATCTATTGATTTTTTCCGTGGAACCCACTTGATCCGGTCCAattttccaagatggcggccaaaatccAAGATGGCAGCCAGAAAAAAGGAAATGCCATATATCTGGCTGTAAGACTCATAAATCAACAAATGGGGTGTCAATGTCAGGGTTTCTGGGGGTCACTGAAACAGAAGCTGGTCATGTCATGTTCCTCAGACCACCAATTTCCAAGATGGCggtcaaattttaaaatggccgccaaaaaaatcaaatgtcatATATCAGACTGTAAAAATCAGAAATTAACAAATGAGGTGTCAATTCAGGGGTTTCTGAGGTCACTGTAATAGATGCTGGTCAAGCCATTTTGCTCAGGTCACCcaattccaagatggcggccaaatttcaaaatggctgccaaaaaaaggaaatattatataaggctgtaaaaatcataaatgaacaaataaGGTGTCAATTCAAAGGTATCTGAGGTTACTGAAACAGATACTGGTCAAGCCATTTTGCTCAGGTTACTCATTTCCAAGATGACggtcaaatttaaaaatggaaatGGCCAGATCTCTATGGTGAGAAAGTCTACGTAGTTATGATGGGCGGACTGCACATTGAGAAGGAGCTATGGAACACTGTTGGCGATTTATTAGATGAGTCAGTTTGGACAACGGCTCTCACTGAATCTGACGTTGCTTCATCTGGAACAGCTGATTCATTGCTGAAAGTATCACACATTACCAGAACTCGACATGCCCATCAAGTCACTGTTCTTGTTCTTCAGCGGCTACTGAATGAAGCATTTAACCAGAGATCTAATGTTGATGAGAGTTTGAACAATTGTCTAAGAAATCCCCCAAGTTCAAGTTCTGGAACATGATCGCACACCATGAGATTCTGATTCTCATATTTGTTAGAGCCCATCGGGAGAGACTTCCTATTGCTTCCTATTTCTGTATTGGAGGCACTCGTGCCATTGTTCGTTGCGTTAGATCATGTGAACTATTCTCGGTGGCTGCCTGTACACATTAGAGACATGAAGGCATTGCCACAAGAGATCAAATATGAGTTTGAAATTCGGAATCACTGGACAATCGCAAAGTCGTTACACAGATACTCTGCGATTCCAATAGACCAAGTGCATGAGCAAGAGAATAAAGTGGTGAAAGCATCCGGTGGTGTAGTAGGACTTACAGAGAACAGTTGCCTTCAGACGCTGGATGACTGCTGGACCCGAGATTGCCAGACTTCTGAGACAGTATGAGAATGAATATATTCATGACAATGATCCGGAAAACCCAGCTAACTTTGAACACCATGAACAGGGACTTGCAGCACAGAAAACCTTCCAGCGACAGGTTGATAGTCTATCTAACACAATACGCAAGATGGGAAATCCCTTCCTAGATGACTTCCCTGAGTTAGTAACTCTTGATAGTCGTAACTGCGCGAATGAGGCAGTAGTGGATACAATCCGTACACTAGAAGATACAGGCACAAAGAAGTATCAAGAGTATGTGAAGACCGTGCTCGTGAATCGTAGTCGTTACCATACATGATACAATCTCAAAGAATTCACCACCCTTGCTCTCAACAAAGCTCAAAGTCAAATCAAAGGATTGCAAGAAAGTAAAGGTGCTTGAGAACAATGTGGCACTCTTCGGCCAGTTATACATTTCCTTACAAAATAGAGATGGTGACATCAGTGAATTCTTTGCACACGAAGTACAGTCGTATCCTCCATCCCTGTCTGAGTTTGGAAAGCTTAATCTGTCTGGTACCAAATGTCATCTGTTACAATGTATCGAATCAAACCACACAGAGGCACCTGTATTATATGACTGCAAAGTTCTGGATGGTGCGGTGACAGTACATGCATTACCTGTAATAAATGTCTCAACATTCCAAGAATATGCTGACAACGTGTTTATACCCCATCTGAAACGTCAGCTACGTGACACAAAGCGAGTGGATGTTGTGTGGGACGAATACCGACCAGATAGCCTTAAGGAGGGAACCAGAGAGAAACGAGGCAAAGGTGTGCGTAGACAAGTATCAGGTGATACCAAGCTGCCGGGCAACTGGAATGACTTCCTCCGTGATCCAATCAACAAGAAAGAACTTTTTTGAATTCCTTTCATCAAAAGTTGCGGATTGCAGCATCCCTCCTGAGTGTTCGGTATATATCACAGCTGGAGAGCATGTTACATGTGTTAGAACGCAGTTCAAAATGTCCAGCTGTAGTCAAGAGGAATCAGACACTGGGATTGTGGTTCACGTGAAACACGCGTTGGAAAATGGAGCAAAATCCATCCAGGTGCAAACTGTGGATACAGATGTTGTCGTTGTTCTTATCGGTGTGTTTCATGACCTCTCTCAGATAAATGCTGATCTTGATCTCTGGATAGCATTTGGAACTGGAAAGAACTACACTCATTACAGTATCAACGCCATTTGTGCACATCTCGGTGAACGTAAATCACGTTCCCTGCCAATGTTCCACTCCCTGTCAGGATGTGATACTACCTCAGCGTTTAGAGGTAATGGGAAGAAATCGTTTTGGCAGGCATGGAATGCTTATGACGAAGTTACGGATGCCTCCTTTCTTCATCTTGCCGCACATCCGTTTGAGCATCTTCACTTACATTCTGAGAGACTAGTTGTCGTAGTTTATGACAAAACAAGTAACGCCATGAATGTTAACAGTGCTCGGATGGAACTGGTTCAGCCAGAAACGGCAAGCTGTTGACAAGATACCACCTACTCAGAATGCACTATAACTCCAGCACACTAGGAGGGCCGTATACCAAGCTGGCATCTGGACAACATGCATGTTATCTCAACAAACAAATCCGTGTCCAACCGACTATGCATGAGTGAAAGTTGGGAACTCATGGGAACCTGTCTGGTCTACCATTCCAGTGGCATCTAAAGCTTGCAGAGACTTTGTGAAATGTGGCTGCAAAAGGGCCTGTACAGTCTGCAAATGCTCTTTGCCGGTGCACATGTTCATACAAATAGGGTAAATCAACTGTAATTAACTGTAAACTGTAATGTAGCTATTATATAAGTCCAATAACCATTAACAAGTCGAGCCAAGTAAACCTTTTTCAtacattgtttttgttaatttctaagtttttggggtttttttggaagccatttggaaatttggccgccattttggaaATGGGTGACCTGAGCAAAATGGCTTGACCAGCATCTGTTTCGGTGACCCCAGAAACCCCTGAATTAATACCTCATTTGTTCATTTCCGATTTTTAGAGTGACATACACAACATTTCCTTTTTtaggcggccattttgaaatttggccgccatcttggaaataGGTGGTCTGAGCAATATGGCATAACCAGCATCTGTTTCATTGACCCCAGAAACCCTTAAATTGACACCCCATTTGTTGATTTACGAGTTTTACAGCCAGATATATGGCATTTCCTTTTTtctggcggccatcttggattttggCAGCCATCTTGGAAAATCGGACCCGATCAAGTGGGTTCCACGGATAAAATCAATAGATAGGTCAAAAGGAAACTCCATACCAATTTTGGTACTTTTGTCCGGCCGGTAACGTTAAAATTGCTAAGCCACCTGACTAATATGCATATTGTTTAATTCAGTTACAACAATTTAATACAGTTTTTTATAGGTTGAAGCAACTACAGTATTTGTTTCACaactttttaatatatttttaatctacaATCTAAATCTTGGTCTCTACTGAATAATAAAATCTTGAATGAACatctttttaaatcaaattgacTAGATCAGTagaataagattttttttaatatgtttttgtaATTGCGATACAATTTTTTgctgtatattttcttttttaaattttttaaattttaaatattttcaattttagtgCTTAATCaggttttaaataatttaattttgtaatgaAAATCATGAAATAATGCAAAATAGTGCATTGTAATTATAGCATTTTAAAGACTGTAAACCATGCTAAGACTtcaataaaatttcaaaataataaaattacaaatctaTTGTTTGGTAAATGCTAATATTCCATATTAAGGATATTGTGTGGTTTTGATGAATCATCCTGTCATTGTCATCATATGTTTAATTGTCTTGTAAGTGATTCCAAAgttttatttgtccattaagCTTTAAATATCCAttgcatcaatttttttttgttattatgacaATGCAAAAAACTAATATGTTTGCTTATACACTATATTACAACACAgaattgaataattttattacaaCGATATATTATACCCTTCCACCATTGATTAGTATGTTTGCTTATACACTATATTACAACACAGAATTGAATAATTCTATTACAACGATATACTAGACCCTTCCACCATTGATTAGTATGTTTGCTTATACACAATATTACAACACAGAATTGAATAATTCTATTACAACGATATACTAGACCCTTCCACCGTTGATTAGTATGTTTGCTTATACACAATATTACAACACAGAATTGAATAATTCAATTACATCGATATACTAGACCCTTCCACCGTTGATTAGTATGTTTGCTTATACACTATATTACAACACAGAATTGAATAATTCTATTACAACGAAATATTAGACCTAGCTTCCACCATTGATTAGTATGTTTGCTTATACACAATATTACAACACAGAATTGAATAATTCTATTACAACGATATACTAGACCCTTCCACCATTGATTAGTATGTTTGCTTATACACAATATTACAACACAGAATTGAATAATTCTATTACAACGAAATATTAGACCCTTCCACCGTTGATTAGTATGTTTGCTTATACACAATATTACAACACAGAATTGAATAATTCTATTACAACGATATATTAGACCCTTCCACCATTGATTAGTATGTTTGCTTATACACAATATTACAACACAGAATTGAATAATTCTATTACAACGATATATTAGACCCTTCCGCCATTGATTAGTATGTTTGCTTATAATTATACACTATATTACAACACAGAATTGAATAATTCTATTACAACGAAATATTAGACCTAGCTTCCACCATTGATTAGTATGTTTGCTTATACACAATATTACAACACAGAATTGAATAATTCTATTACAACGATATACTAGACCCTTCCACCATTGATTAGTATGTTTGCTTATACACAATATTACAACACAGAATTGAATAATTCTATTACAACGAAATATTAGACCCTTCCACCGTTGATTAGTATGTTTGCTTATACACAATATTACAACACAGAATTGAATAATTCTATTACAACGATATATTAGACCCTTCCACCATTGATTAGTATGTTTGCTTATACACAATATTACAACACAGAATTGAATAATTCTATTACAACGATATATTAGACCCTTCCGCCATTGATTAGTATGTTTGCTTATAATTATACACAATATTACAACACAgaattgaataattttattacaaCGATATATTAGACCCTTTCACCATTGATTAGTATGTTTGCTTATACACAATATTACAACACAGAATTGAATAATTCTATTACAACGATATACTAGACCCTTTCACCATTGATTAGTATGTTTGCTTATATAGACTGTATTACAACAATATATTAGACCCTTTCAATGACATGTTACTTTAACCctaacaaattaatattattggcaagtttataaatgtttattttgcatCTCTATTAAGATCCAGTTACTGTTAACAACACACTATTGCTTTTCCCCTTCAATTTGCCTTTGTTATATCAAACCCTTAAAtgtattgataattaatttacatataaTCAAATGTATCCATGATGGCCGCTGTCGCCATGCCACCACCAAACATAGCTGGTACTGCTAAAAATGACAGAATGTTGAGTGTTCCCAATCCTGATAATCCATGTCcactgaaaaataataattgatattagGATTTGGCGTTCTTGTTTGTAATAATCAATACAAACATGGTGAGTAGACAGTTACCTGGTGCAACCTCCTGCTAGTCGTGCTCCAAACACCATAAGAGCACCTCCCAGGAAAGCTTCTACTGCACCAACACCTTCAGCGCTGCCGTATGTACCAGACAGATGCGATGACATGAACCCACCTAATATTGCAGATGCCACATAATATACCtgcaaatatatttaatattttaaaagtgtCTATTGCTTTtggaaataaacaaatttagattaaaattgtttaatttataacagaaaaaaatgttCCCTCACTTGCCACCAATTGTCTATGCCACCACTGAGATTTGCCAAATAAGGAGACCATTTGTTAAGACTATCATTAGAAAAAGCTTGTGATACCATTGTACAGTAACTACTACTTCCTCCAAGTGTGTCCTCAACTGCCAAAATGATTGGGATTTGAAGTAGGCCAATCAATCCACCTGAAACATAAAATTGGTTAAATGTGTTCATCATGTTCAAATCCATATCATATGCTGAAATAAGACTACTGAGATATGAGAAAATATCggaatattgtattgttttactttttgttgaaaaatatttttttaaatagggaAAAGAGCAGTTTACCACATAAATATGAAGGCCAAGCCCTGAGATGTAATACCGTTTCAGCTTGTAATTGTCTGTCCGTTAACTCTGATGTCCATGGGTATAGATGTTCCACTAATGCCACCATTAAGAGAAGGCACATTGCCAATGGCAATGCAATGCTTAGATACTTAACTTCAAAATATCTTTCTAAGctgaaaacaaataatttcttttatGCTTTAGAAAGAAAGGGTAAGCCCCAAGTACATCGCCTTTACTAAACTCATACTCAtagtattatacaatacaaaactaaatTTGCCAGAACTTAATTGTGTTCACTATAGCAACTATAACATGGCATATTGCCCTCCCTGTGTTTTGATAATCTTATGTACACAAGTTAAGGGGTATTGATTATATTATCACAAGCTTTCAGGtcaacactacagtatattaccGGTTTTATTACTATTTTGATGTGCGAAATTAGTACCGCTAAGGAATAGAAAATCGGGACTCACGTATAGACTTTGAATTTAAATGTAGGTGTCATGTAATTAGCTATAGATGATTCTATCAGACCATATATCAATGCTCCTACCAAACATCCAACGAAAGTCGTACCTGAAACCAATAATTATTGTACTACCACTATAACTTTCGCAACATTATTCATTGTTTTTGTGATTTAtgattattctttaaaatacacACTAGTGTCTAAACGTACCTGCGTTGTTCACTCCCGATCCAAATTGAATAAGAACATTTCCGGGACACTGAAAAAtccattataaatattattattacccaATTTTTTCGACATACTGTAcatccatttttatttttaactggaTCCTTAATTTAGCTGTTCAAgaagtacagtatttaattatattgttgaaCAGGTACTTCCAGCATAATataggcatattattattagtgtaatAGTTGCCTTGTCTAAATACCGTAGTAGAgggattttgttttaaaaacggACAAAATGTTTCTTACTCCTCCCGACAACGTCATCCCGGCTCCTAGAAAGGCTCCTCCGACAGATGTGGCGGTAACACTCTTTGAGAAGACGCCCGTGAGGTAGTTTCTACTTGCCGTTTGAAATGATGACTTGAAGGCAACAGACATGACAGAGAAACAAATCAAACTAGATGCAACTGCTGACAAAAACATTTTCATCATCACGAACTTTCTAAATTGCATTTGCTGCCTGATTAGCCATGGCTCAAATACTGAAATGTACAAATTGAGAGATACATGTAATGGAAGAATTTAGAACACCTTTAGTGCATTGCataaaaaatagaatacaattataataatattatacatagTTCACGTCGTATCATTATATATGATACGACGTGAACTATGTTTAACTACTCTGACTGAGTTCACCGTCTTAATCC
The window above is part of the Antedon mediterranea chromosome 10, ecAntMedi1.1, whole genome shotgun sequence genome. Proteins encoded here:
- the LOC140061097 gene encoding uncharacterized protein; the protein is MQDVYTEASVARRRQTKEESNGMSPGLLKSDVLDVAFNTKINWWQQVAKLFVCASTGIVFGFAMEKGRVFEPWLIRQQMQFRKFVMMKMFLSAVASSLICFSVMSVAFKSSFQTASRNYLTGVFSKSVTATSVGGAFLGAGMTLSGGCPGNVLIQFGSGVNNAGTTFVGCLVGALIYGLIESSIANYMTPTFKFKVYTLERYFEVKYLSIALPLAMCLLLMVALVEHLYPWTSELTDRQLQAETVLHLRAWPSYLCGGLIGLLQIPIILAVEDTLGGSSSYCTMVSQAFSNDSLNKWSPYLANLSGGIDNWWQVYYVASAILGGFMSSHLSGTYGSAEGVGAVEAFLGGALMVFGARLAGGCTSGHGLSGLGTLNILSFLAVPAMFGGGMATAAIMDTFDYI